From Rhododendron vialii isolate Sample 1 chromosome 10a, ASM3025357v1, the proteins below share one genomic window:
- the LOC131304825 gene encoding peptide deformylase 1B, chloroplastic/mitochondrial: MACSTWLLPIPFFISRRTPTLHSNLRRFHRLISPPRRLQPPPMEVRAQARRLFAFEKEDEVASPADLSFQAPLKIVEYPDPILRSKNKRIVTFDDNLKKLVEEMFDVMYKTDGIGLSAPQVGINVQLMVFNPVGECGEGKEIVLVNPRVVKYSKKRVIFNEGCLSFPEIYADVERPESVKIDAKDVTGTRFVYSFSELPARVFQHEFDHLQGVLFFDRMTEDVLDGIRSELEALEKKYEDKTGKPSPEKIVTRQGRKAAAAGSRKSQTHKKKASGVAGLVHKE; the protein is encoded by the exons ATGGCTTGTTCGACTTGGCTTCTCCCCATCCCCTTCTTCATCTCTCGCCGGACACCCACTCTTCACTCCAACCTCCGCCGCTTCCACCGCCTCATCTCCCCCCCGCGCCGGCTGCAACCTCCGCCAATGGAGGTCCGCGCTCAGGCCAGGAGATTATTCGCCtttgaaaaagaagacgaaGTAGCTTCAC CTGCTGATCTGAGCTTCCAGGCACCTCTCAAAATTGTGGAATATCCAGACCCTATACTGAGATCCAAGAATAAGCGAATCGTCACATTTGATGATAATTTGAAGAAGTTAGTCGAGGAAATGTTCGATGTAATGTACAA GACTGATGGTATTGGCCTCTCAGCACCCCAAGTTGGAATTAATGTCCAACTTATGGTGTTCAATCCAGTTGGAGAGTGCGGTGAAGGCAAGGAGATTGTTCTTGTAAATCCTAGAGTTGTCAAATATTCAAAAAAGAGGGTGATCTTTAACGAAGGGTGCTTATCCTTTCCGGAGATCTATGCAGATGTGGAG AGACCAGAATCAGTAAAGATTGATGCAAAGGATGTTACTGGTACCAGATTTGTTTATAGCTTTTCGGAGCTTCCTGCGCGTGTGTTTCAGCATGAATTTGATCATTTGCAG GGAGTTCTCTTCTTTGATAGGATGACGGAAGATGTTCTTGACGGTATCCGTTCAGAACTAGAG GCATTGGAAAAGAAGTATGAAGACAAGACCGGAAAGCCAAGCCCGGAAAAGATAGTTACGAGACAGGGAAGGAAAGCGGCGGCTGCCGGTTCTAGAAAATcacaaactcataaaaaaaaggCTTCCGGGGTCGCAGGTCTCGTACACAAAGAGTAG
- the LOC131304833 gene encoding ADP-ribosylation factor 1 has translation MGLTFTKLFSRLFAKKEMRILMVGLDAAGKTTILYKLKLGEIVTTIPTIGFNVETVEYKNISFTVWDVGGQDKIRPLWRHYFQNTQGLIFVVDSNDRDRVVEARDELHRMLNEDELRDAVLLVFANKQDLPNAMNAAEITDKLGLHSLRQRHWYIQSTCATSGEGLYEGLDWLSNNIASKA, from the exons ATGGGGCTTACCTTCACGAAGTTGTTCAGCAGGCTTTTCGCCAAGAAAGAGATGAGGATTCTTATGGTAGGTCTCGATGCTGCTGGTAAGACTACCATACTGTACAAACTCAAGCTTGGTGAAATCGTCACTACAATCCCTACCATCG GATTTAACGTGGAGACAGTGGAGTACAAGAACATTAGTTTCACAGTTTGGGATGTTGGTGGTCAGGACAAG ATCCGTCCATTGTGGAGGCACTATTTCCAGAATACACAGGGCCTAATATTTGTGGTGGATAGCAATGACAGGGATCGAGTTGTTGAGGCAAGGGATGAGTTGCATAGGATGTTGAATGAG GATGAGTTGAGAGATGCTGTTTTGCTAGTGTTTGCTAACAAACAAGATCTTCCTAATGCAATGAATGCTGCTGAAATAACTGACAAGCTCGGACTTCATTCGCTCCGACAACGCCACTG GTACATCCAGAGCACATGTGCGACCTCTGGAGAGGGGCTTTATGAAGGGCTTGATTGGCTCTCTAACAACATTGCCAGCAAG GCTTAA